The DNA window TTTTTAATTCACTCAATCGAAGTTTTATTGAAATTTCTGATGGTGATCTGACCTATCAGGCCCAGCCTTGTAAAATAAATTTGCAATTGGATTTTCTAAGACCATGTTAGCCGGCAATCTATTGTTTTTTATCAACAATTTTCTCCTTAGTTGACCAGATCTCCTTATTATAACTGTTCATATTATTTTGCACGCGTCAGATCGTTGTGAATCAATTGCTCTAATATCTTTGTAACTTCCGTATATATATGTGCAGGCTTTTGTTGGTAGAGATCAAAGAGAGATGAATCATTGTGCGATCCAACGGAACGCCTGTGCAATCCGCGAGGACTACCGGGGCTCCGTGGCATCCGTTGTGTGTCCTAAACCGCGTCGTCTAGGTCTTCTAAACGGGAGTGGTACCGACCACCATCCTGTCAGGTCCCTCAGATGGCAGCTCAGGTATTTTAATTGGAGTTGTTTTATTTCTCTCGGATTTGTGCGCGCTTTTGTGTAAGAAATTGGAAAATTCGATTACTAACTTATTCAATGTTGCAGCCATCAAGTGGAGCTTTGCGATTCCACATCAGgaaatgatgttttggatgTCATCCTTACAAAGGTGtgattcttttgttttgtaatttCGTGGTAAATTTGGTGCTCTTTTGTTTTGAACATATAGTAATCGTTGGTGGGACTAAATCTAGAATTTATGTGTTCTGAAATATGGTTTGTACCTGAACAAACTAAGGCAAGAACTACATCTGAAAAGTAATTGGTCTATTGATTGATACTCATCTTATCAATCTAAAGgcaccatattttttttaagtggGTTGTGTTCCAAGTTGATGCGACCCCTTTTCATTACTAACGTCTGAGCTTTAGTTGGTGATGCACAAATCACAACAATTTAGTGAATCAACTCTTTGTTGAATACTTTGATAGGGTGTTCTTTTTAatcttttcacttctttgtggGGTGTTATTGACATATAGATTGGTTGGTTTGTGATTACAGGGTGGCTATGATGTGGAACTGCCTTCACCAACACAAGTAGTCTTGTCGCCCCCATATTTTTGTGGGTCTCCGCCAAGCAGAGTAGCTAACCCATTAATACAAGATGCTCGATTTGGGGATGAAAAGATCATCCCATTCTCTCCGTTGTCACCGATTGCACCTCCATCCGGACAGTCTTCTCCATCATCTGCAAGGAATGGAGGCTGCATTCGGGCAAATTTTGGAAGCAAGCCAGTGGTGAGAATCGAGGGGTTTGATTGCCTGGACAGGGATAGGCGAAATTGCAGTATCCCTGCACTTGCTTAGAAACCTAATTCTATCAGGCAAGTATATAGTGAACAAGGAGCTGAGTCACTTGAAGTCACATAGCAGTACCACTAGAGGAGTTTTGACATTCTCAATAGAGGAAAACAAGGGAGAGATCCATTGATGTTGTAAATATGTTTGAAGGGTTCTCTGTGTCGTAAATCATGTGTAAGTAAATGAAATGTTCTTCAAAATAAAGATGAGTTTGTAGGTTTTATGAAGTAGTAGGTGGTATATAAAGAGGGGATTGGTTTGGGTTCTGCTGAAACATCTATCTCAATCCATCCCATCCCATATTGTAAAGAAGTATCAAGGGAGGATGGTAgtcttttttggttttgtttctcttttgtaACTTGTAAGGCCTTGAAATTTCGAAAGCGGCTTCTCTTCAAAATTTGTACAAAAGCCAAGTTGCTGTTGAAGTAGTGATTTCTAATGTAAATAAACATTTTCTGTGTTTAGTTTTTACTGTTATCATCGTTGTTGATTATTCGTTTCTTCTTTATTATTCGAACTTCCAAAAGTAAATGGGTTGGGGCTCCTCTCCTCTGGCCCTTGCTTATGAATCACGCGACTAATGGACTGGAGGTTGGGTCCCGAGGAAGGCTGCTTCTGATGAGTCAGTGGGCATCCTTCCTGTAATAATGCTAATATCCTCCATAAGTCACATCGAGATCTGTCTGCTTTTGACTCTCTATATttgccataaaaaaaagaatgatttTTTTCATAACTAGTTTGGACCCCCAGTATCCGCTGCACTTCTGGAGCAGGAGATCTCCGTAAGATTTGCTTTTCCTCCTTTCACATGTTGAGGGCACGCTCCCCTCTTTTGTTTATGTACGCTCAGTCGGTCAGAGCCACTTGGAAACTCCATAAATAATTGAATTTTTCCCCGCTACTTGTCGTCACTAGGGTCATCAATCCACCCTACAGCGGGCCTGACTAGATTTACGGTTTATCCACCATTTTCGTAGTAGTCTTGTGAGAATATACATGAAAGAGCATCTACCTAGTGGGAGTAGAACTAGTGTGACCTCTATCTTTGATAGAGTTACATGCCTTATCACTCAACCAACTGACCTATACCTAtttgatatataattaattaaattatattatgGTGGATTAAATTTATACTTTATTTGTTATTATGGGATTATAAAATGTAAtatttcacttattttttttaataaaaaaacttaattaaaagtaatttttataaaatctaacaaaaaaactaaaaggCAATAACATGTTAAATGGCACTTGACTGGTATCGCAGAAGCTTCGTTTGCCtggttttccaaaaaaaaagctTCCGAGCTCAACCGAAAAGGAAGTGGCCACAAATCCATGTCCAGCTGCACTTGGCTTGTCGAGCATTTCAACGGCGCCCATGAGATGAGTGAGCCCATGTTGATTACAGCGGCCACCTTTTTGTTTTCAATCAAAGTCGagtgtttttgtttgaaattgactACACAGAATAAccaattatatgattgatttttcCTACTTTTCTACAATACATGGCTTTTCTTGGGAAAATGCAGATCTTAGTGGATATTGAGTTGCTCTTATCTATCATCCaaccttttttgttttccatcACCTTAAACGCCCGTCGTTTTCTGGGTCTCCGGGCTCTGCTGTCCCAATGTACTCCACTTGGGTCCGGTTGGTAATGTATTGTATTTTGACACTGCAGCGAGATGAGCCGAGTTTCATAACCGCGATTAGGCGATTAGGTGAGTTGATGCGCGTTTAGTGTTTGGATGAATAAAATTATGGTGGGGCGAGGTGAactattaataaaattttgtttaattttaattgtaaaCTATATCCTGATATATTCTTTTGAATAttacttaattatttatttttatattttatgatgaATTAAATTTTTGGATGTAACTTTATgaattaaatttgatttaattggaTGTAACTTATAAAATTCTTTTTGAAAGTAATTtcattgatatatatatgatgtttcTTTCCCAATTTAATAAActcttttaaaatattaataaaaatatatttagcattatATTACATAAATAAAAGTATATTGTTGCACAAGAGCATGCCAAAATCACTGGGCcaaaccattttttttattcaaacgCGATGTTTTGAAGCCGGTGCATTTGGCAAGTATAAACATTTGGATCACCTATTGTTTAGCACGGTCCCAGCTTGTGAATTCAGTCCAAAACCAATTATGGCCCAATCTAAAGGTTACTTGGGTCGTTATTGTTTTAATACGGGTCTGCATTTGGATCGAGAGTGCTCTCACAAGTTTTTTGGTTGAACTTGGGCTCTGTCTAAAAAGTAGAAGTCCCAAATTCAAAAATGTTATGTTCTTTCTATAGATCTTTGAATTAGATTCGAAGGCTTCGCAATTTATTAGAGATTATAATTTACATCTAatagtgacaaaaaaaaattacacaaaaatatcgTGTTATATGACATATCTCTCAAACATTTGAATTCAAATTGTGgactttacaattttaaacgaagTTCGAAATCTCAGATCCCTTTGGAATTGGGTTCTTTCTTCTAGGGAATGTCATTCAATTCCTCTATGTTTCATATGTTAATTTTCTCAATTAAGTTCACCTACAAACTGCATGAATTGAATGCGGCATCGTTCTCTCATTATTGCAAGttgaatttataaaataaaggcAGGCTCCAatatactgtttttttttttttccttgtaattTCCAACCCTACAAATCTAAATAGTATAAATGTCAAATACTTGAGTCCgtacaagaagagaaaatgaaatCCTACGGAAAAGCCAAAATAAGAGTTGGGGGAAAAGGCAGGAGCTAAAGAAGCTAAAAAGGTCTGAAGGCAAACATAATAAAAGACAGATTGAGAGGAttataagaggaaaaaaagaccAAACTGGAGTAGTAAAAGACATCCAgagaatgacaaaaaaaaaaaaccctgatcATGTAGAGAAGCTAAAAGTTATCTCCACAAGGCTGTCATTCATGGCATAGTTTGAGTGATGAATCAATCAGTCACCCATCGCATACATGTAAAACTGCTTTGGTGAATTTGAAACCTTCCATATCGATCGATCATGAGTTTATTATTATATAGAAACTGCATCAAAACGGAATAGTTTAGATTATTAGAGACAGATTTTCCTTGTTACATACATACGTTAAAACCACAAAGGACTATCAATGTCTCCATTCCAGCACCGCCGCGAGATTCCCGGCGACCCTCCACCGAATCCCatgttttgttttaatataaatatattcagACCACCTCACATACATTCCTATTTGCTAATTAGGGAATTGCATGTGAcccacattaattaattaactctTTTATATGTTActtaacaaaatatttaaaata is part of the Tripterygium wilfordii isolate XIE 37 chromosome 7, ASM1340144v1, whole genome shotgun sequence genome and encodes:
- the LOC120003013 gene encoding uncharacterized protein LOC120003013, which gives rise to MNHCAIQRNACAIREDYRGSVASVVCPKPRRLGLLNGSGTDHHPVRSLRWQLSHQVELCDSTSGNDVLDVILTKGGYDVELPSPTQVVLSPPYFCGSPPSRVANPLIQDARFGDEKIIPFSPLSPIAPPSGQSSPSSARNGGCIRANFGSKPVVRIEGFDCLDRDRRNCSIPALA